Proteins co-encoded in one Desulfitobacterium hafniense DCB-2 genomic window:
- a CDS encoding helix-turn-helix domain-containing protein has protein sequence MERDNNLREWRLANGMTLKELARRTGLDYRYLSQLEKGLRKGTPNTWIKISKELQVPAKTFFPDELKEAGAKYSCFG, from the coding sequence ATGGAGAGGGATAATAATTTGCGCGAATGGCGTTTAGCCAATGGTATGACATTGAAAGAGCTGGCCAGGAGGACCGGTCTTGATTATAGGTACCTGAGTCAACTGGAAAAGGGATTGCGTAAGGGGACCCCCAACACCTGGATTAAAATCTCGAAAGAACTGCAGGTGCCTGCTAAAACCTTCTTTCCTGATGAGCTTAAGGAAGCCGGAGCGAAGTATTCATGCTTTGGGTAA
- a CDS encoding YwgA family protein, whose amino-acid sequence MFLGANYLLEIFSKGEIKGRKKLQKIVYLLEHKGMDAPYRYSYHRYGPYSAQLQEEIEFLVQHDFIEEVTKNGTYEYKITDEGERFRKQIGQKNVSINNELLAKLNEESSQFLEMLSTYIFLLDSGYEQNAARIKAAELKPHLKDLIPKVCEYYSDKLN is encoded by the coding sequence ATGTTTCTGGGAGCAAACTATCTGTTAGAGATTTTTTCAAAAGGAGAAATCAAGGGTAGGAAGAAATTACAAAAAATCGTATATCTATTAGAACATAAGGGTATGGATGCGCCATATAGATACAGTTATCATCGTTACGGACCATATTCAGCTCAGTTGCAAGAAGAGATTGAGTTTTTGGTGCAACATGATTTTATTGAAGAAGTCACCAAGAATGGAACCTATGAATATAAAATAACCGATGAAGGAGAAAGATTCAGAAAGCAAATCGGTCAAAAAAATGTCTCTATAAACAATGAGCTTTTGGCTAAACTTAATGAGGAGAGCTCTCAATTCCTAGAAATGCTAAGCACGTATATATTCTTGTTGGACTCAGGGTATGAGCAGAATGCTGCCAGAATTAAAGCAGCTGAACTTAAGCCACATCTAAAGGATTTAATTCCTAAGGTCTGTGAATATTATAGCGACAAATTGAATTAG
- the pabB gene encoding aminodeoxychorismate synthase component I, which yields MIFILDNFDSFTFNLYQYFGELGEEVVALRRDQCTIDAIEELKPELIVISPGPCAPRDTQFTLTVIDYFKGKVPILGVCLGHQAIGEILGGEVIRAKAPVHGKVSEIHHDGQGVFFQLPNPLTVTRYHSLALRRESLPEELLITAETADGEIMGIRHRELPLEGVQFHPEAILTEKGHDLLGNAVKNARTWWQAQGQSGHNSPWVIQELAIDLQPIELLEAFKESEYPFFLDSGRNYGGLGRYSFMGAFPFLQASACRDGVEVKRFAGEEEGSKEDLSSLIGQEWLAYPEGESLKILDDLVERYRVPNPTEFPFVGGAVGFWTYDLKDELEKMPQSGINDLDLPLWRFSWYDGIVVYDHENRRYTLLACGMTESGECRRALAQARVERLVGVLEGFLEGRGGKGDHPGTAAAYQRQIGARIGTQQERSGTYQGHDESQDMEQPQERVHYTVSKEQYLLDLQRVIDYIYAGDIYQANLTQRFQFPYTKEPMALYKALHAHNPAPFAAFLPYEDFQILSSSPERFVQISAQGEIETRPIKGTRPRGKTPEEDEAYARELTESTKDRAELTMIIDLQRNDLGRICRYGSVRVTDLIRLEQYPTVWHLVSTIVGKLKPELKTSEILKAIFPGGSITGAPKIRAMEIIEELEPYKRGLYTGSIGYMGFDGAWDTNIVIRTILLKDGQAYFNGGGGIVADSVPEEEYQEALQKVKALLRVLSYPSIG from the coding sequence TTGATCTTTATACTGGATAATTTTGATTCCTTCACCTTTAACCTGTATCAATACTTCGGGGAATTGGGAGAAGAGGTTGTGGCACTGCGCCGTGATCAGTGCACTATTGATGCAATTGAAGAGCTTAAGCCTGAGCTGATCGTTATTTCCCCCGGACCCTGTGCACCCCGGGATACCCAGTTCACTTTGACGGTGATTGATTACTTTAAGGGCAAGGTTCCCATTCTGGGAGTCTGTCTCGGGCATCAGGCTATCGGTGAGATTTTGGGGGGAGAGGTCATTCGGGCCAAGGCGCCGGTTCATGGCAAAGTGTCTGAGATTCATCATGACGGCCAAGGCGTGTTTTTCCAGCTGCCCAATCCCCTGACGGTCACCCGTTATCATTCCCTTGCTTTAAGGCGGGAGAGTTTGCCTGAGGAACTCCTGATTACCGCAGAGACAGCTGATGGTGAGATTATGGGGATTCGCCACCGGGAGCTGCCCCTGGAAGGGGTTCAATTCCATCCGGAAGCCATTCTGACGGAAAAGGGGCATGACCTGCTGGGAAACGCGGTCAAGAATGCTCGGACATGGTGGCAGGCCCAGGGTCAAAGTGGGCACAATTCGCCATGGGTGATTCAAGAGCTGGCTATAGACCTTCAGCCGATTGAGTTGCTGGAGGCCTTTAAGGAAAGTGAGTACCCTTTTTTCCTGGATAGCGGGAGGAACTATGGGGGGTTGGGGCGGTATTCCTTTATGGGAGCTTTTCCTTTCCTGCAAGCCAGTGCCTGCAGGGATGGGGTAGAGGTGAAGCGCTTCGCTGGGGAAGAGGAAGGGAGCAAGGAAGACTTAAGCTCCCTTATCGGGCAGGAATGGCTGGCCTATCCTGAAGGAGAATCCCTAAAGATTCTGGATGATTTAGTGGAGCGTTATCGTGTCCCCAATCCCACGGAATTCCCCTTTGTGGGGGGAGCGGTGGGCTTTTGGACCTATGATTTGAAAGATGAGTTAGAGAAGATGCCTCAAAGCGGGATCAATGATCTGGACCTGCCCTTGTGGCGGTTTAGTTGGTATGACGGGATAGTGGTTTATGATCACGAGAACCGCCGCTATACCTTGCTGGCTTGTGGTATGACAGAGTCCGGAGAATGCCGGAGAGCCCTGGCCCAGGCAAGGGTAGAGCGGCTTGTCGGGGTATTGGAGGGATTCCTTGAGGGGCGTGGCGGAAAGGGAGACCATCCAGGGACGGCAGCAGCTTACCAAAGGCAGATAGGAGCCCGGATAGGAACCCAGCAAGAACGTTCGGGAACTTACCAAGGGCATGATGAAAGCCAAGATATGGAGCAGCCTCAGGAGCGGGTTCATTATACGGTGAGTAAGGAGCAGTATCTGCTGGATCTGCAGCGGGTTATCGACTACATCTATGCCGGAGATATTTATCAGGCCAACCTGACCCAGCGTTTCCAGTTTCCTTATACCAAGGAGCCTATGGCATTATATAAAGCCCTTCATGCCCATAACCCTGCTCCCTTTGCGGCCTTTTTGCCCTATGAAGACTTCCAGATTCTCAGCAGTTCCCCGGAACGCTTTGTACAGATCAGCGCCCAAGGTGAGATAGAGACCCGCCCTATTAAAGGAACCCGTCCCCGGGGCAAGACTCCGGAAGAGGATGAGGCTTATGCCAGGGAGCTCACAGAGAGCACGAAGGATCGGGCGGAACTGACCATGATCATCGATCTCCAGCGCAATGATTTGGGGAGGATCTGCCGCTATGGTTCGGTAAGGGTCACGGACTTGATTCGCCTGGAGCAATACCCTACCGTATGGCATTTGGTATCCACCATTGTCGGCAAGCTGAAGCCGGAACTAAAAACCAGTGAGATTCTGAAAGCCATCTTTCCCGGAGGTTCCATCACCGGGGCGCCGAAGATCCGGGCCATGGAGATCATCGAAGAGCTGGAGCCTTATAAGCGGGGGCTTTACACAGGAAGCATCGGTTATATGGGCTTTGACGGAGCCTGGGATACCAATATTGTGATCCGGACCATTCTCTTGAAAGATGGCCAGGCTTATTTCAATGGGGGCGGAGGAATTGTGGCTGACTCTGTTCCCGAAGAAGAATACCAGGAAGCCCTGCAGAAGGTGAAGGCTTTGCTCAGGGTATTATCTTATCCGAGTATTGGATAG
- a CDS encoding DUF3102 domain-containing protein — translation MNRESRATKERTEINAINRESGKMLLKNAIEVGRLLKEAKELLNHGEWLKWLKESVSFSKSTAANLMNLYKAYGPKLLSLADDDPNSQALGNLTYTKAVLLLGLPEEEREAFIAQHDLGSMTTRQLSQAVKEQRAPAPSLVTNYEEKCTACCQTIADAFQELLTTLDQLARLDPQTKEKCSQDAGQLASYMMERLKDQPPVAGTNTKGITRIR, via the coding sequence ATGAATAGAGAAAGTAGAGCCACAAAGGAAAGGACTGAAATCAATGCCATTAACCGGGAGTCCGGAAAAATGCTGCTGAAAAACGCCATTGAGGTGGGCCGCCTCCTGAAAGAAGCCAAGGAATTGCTCAACCATGGGGAATGGCTGAAATGGCTCAAGGAATCGGTCAGTTTTTCCAAGAGCACGGCGGCAAACCTAATGAACCTATATAAAGCGTATGGACCTAAACTTCTCTCCCTGGCAGATGACGATCCAAATTCCCAAGCGCTTGGGAATTTAACCTACACTAAGGCGGTCCTGCTCCTTGGCCTTCCGGAGGAAGAGCGGGAAGCATTTATCGCGCAGCATGATCTTGGCTCTATGACCACCCGGCAATTGAGTCAGGCTGTAAAGGAACAGAGAGCGCCCGCACCCTCCCTCGTCACGAACTATGAGGAAAAATGCACCGCCTGCTGCCAAACCATCGCCGACGCCTTCCAGGAGCTGCTGACCACTCTGGATCAACTCGCCAGGCTTGACCCTCAGACTAAGGAAAAATGCAGCCAGGACGCCGGCCAGCTGGCTTCATATATGATGGAACGGCTCAAAGACCAGCCCCCTGTGGCCGGCACCAATACGAAGGGAATAACACGTATAAGATAA
- a CDS encoding aminotransferase class IV gives MLDKNDRLVLFGYGIFETLKVNGLHIEVPRLHYRRMSKGAEQLGIPMPSYEVWREALEQNVQREASAARREGTAFALRVTLSGGAGQEVPPQWLYHSRPIPYTEKDYQEGIPIAILSCPRNEYSPLVQIKSTNTMENILAKQEAEEKGAREGLWLNTKGYLVEGTLSNLFFVRNGILYTPSLPCGCLPGTRRQIVLECAQKLGIPWVEGEFSLAFLEDAEEVFLTNALMGILPVSRVDGRRIEVADAAERSLRLRINEFYHNYITSCAGSQ, from the coding sequence TTGCTGGATAAAAATGACCGGCTGGTGCTCTTTGGCTATGGAATTTTTGAAACCCTAAAAGTCAATGGCCTGCATATTGAAGTTCCCCGGTTGCATTACCGGCGCATGTCCAAGGGAGCGGAACAGCTGGGTATTCCTATGCCAAGTTATGAGGTTTGGAGAGAAGCGTTGGAGCAAAATGTGCAAAGGGAGGCCTCCGCTGCCCGCAGAGAGGGCACGGCCTTTGCCCTAAGGGTGACCTTAAGCGGGGGAGCGGGGCAGGAAGTACCCCCCCAGTGGCTTTATCATAGCCGTCCTATCCCCTATACGGAAAAGGACTATCAAGAAGGGATACCGATAGCCATCTTAAGTTGTCCTCGCAATGAGTATTCCCCTCTGGTACAGATTAAGAGCACCAACACTATGGAGAATATCCTGGCTAAGCAAGAAGCTGAGGAAAAAGGGGCCAGAGAAGGACTTTGGCTCAACACCAAGGGCTACTTAGTGGAAGGGACCCTGAGCAATTTATTTTTCGTCAGGAATGGCATTCTTTACACCCCTTCTTTGCCATGCGGTTGTTTGCCGGGAACTCGCCGCCAAATTGTTCTGGAGTGTGCGCAAAAGCTTGGCATTCCATGGGTGGAGGGGGAGTTTTCCCTGGCATTCCTGGAAGACGCCGAAGAAGTCTTTTTGACCAACGCTTTAATGGGGATTCTGCCGGTGAGTCGGGTGGATGGGCGAAGGATTGAGGTAGCAGATGCTGCGGAAAGGTCTCTGCGGCTGCGCATTAATGAGTTCTATCATAATTACATTACCAGCTGCGCCGGTTCTCAATAA
- a CDS encoding helix-turn-helix domain-containing protein: MLELGKQLRKIRKDKKLSAAELSQISGVARSLISQLESGKRQSTSIDTVYRLAKALNVSVASLLIEEPGTPPAIAYKQNDKKSPLYLKEHYSAYLPTLQKAEEAGLTPELLGSLIDVIARIKK, from the coding sequence GTGCTTGAACTAGGAAAACAACTCAGAAAAATACGCAAAGACAAGAAACTAAGCGCCGCCGAGTTGTCCCAGATATCCGGCGTCGCCCGCAGTCTTATCAGCCAGCTTGAATCCGGCAAGCGCCAATCTACCAGCATAGATACAGTATACCGATTAGCCAAAGCACTGAATGTCTCCGTGGCTTCACTATTAATAGAAGAGCCAGGCACACCACCTGCCATAGCGTATAAACAAAATGACAAGAAATCCCCCCTTTACCTTAAAGAACATTATTCAGCCTACCTGCCCACTCTTCAGAAAGCTGAAGAGGCAGGATTGACTCCTGAATTGCTGGGCAGCCTGATTGATGTTATCGCACGAATAAAGAAATAA
- a CDS encoding bactofilin family protein: MWGKPESQKRTSSTFSANSGETTYIAADAEFNGKLTLKGSARIDGKIQGQIALNGDLIIGPSAVIDANIQAGAISISGEVRGDIVAQESLELCSTARMKGSIFSKQLKIDQGAQFIGTSRLLEDAKQPARPSEEIPAAANHGKEAEAEADMEDILKPLDPLEEEQTDSDNPTASRNVAYGRTKSRRR, encoded by the coding sequence ATGTGGGGTAAACCAGAAAGTCAGAAACGCACTTCCAGTACTTTTTCCGCTAATTCAGGTGAGACAACCTATATCGCTGCTGATGCCGAATTTAACGGCAAGCTTACCTTAAAAGGCAGTGCCCGTATCGACGGAAAAATCCAAGGACAGATTGCCCTGAACGGGGACCTGATCATTGGGCCCAGCGCTGTCATCGACGCCAATATACAGGCCGGTGCCATCAGCATCTCGGGGGAGGTCCGGGGAGATATCGTCGCTCAGGAGTCCTTGGAACTATGTTCCACTGCCCGTATGAAAGGGAGTATCTTCAGCAAGCAACTTAAGATCGACCAGGGAGCCCAGTTTATTGGAACAAGCCGCCTCTTGGAGGATGCGAAGCAGCCGGCGCGGCCTTCAGAAGAAATCCCGGCAGCAGCAAACCATGGCAAAGAAGCCGAAGCAGAGGCTGACATGGAGGATATTTTGAAGCCTTTGGATCCCCTTGAGGAAGAACAAACCGACTCAGATAACCCGACCGCAAGCAGAAATGTCGCTTATGGAAGGACAAAATCCCGGCGCAGATAA
- a CDS encoding HD domain-containing protein: MKTFRDPVHNIVSIDKQSEKVLLDLIDTREFQRLRHTRQLGLSSFTYPGAEHTRFIHSLGVVHLTKRFIDKISTLKNIDQKYIDELHDNRMLALVTALLHDIGHGPFSHALEKTTKIKHESWTIEIITGDTEVKKILEYHRSGFSHEVAEVIRRTHKSKAIVKLLSSQLDTDRIDYLIRDSKFTGAGYGAFDLEWLINCLRIGEVNGDTEFGLDLNKGLSIAEDFVMARYYMYVNVYFHRATRSAELIMDKIFQRAIELNNLGKIDLPEDLAEIIIKSSTSKTLTNYLNLSENTIWHYIVLWSKHEDNIMSDLCTRLLNRKLFKEIQIEGNLIDFTEKVINSLKEHGLPREYYLLTDEATSSSYKDHYITQKPKSEGSENEKEASEQIFLFDKSGNGIELSNKSKIINQIRNEGIKIDRMFIPEQIRRLF; encoded by the coding sequence ATGAAGACGTTTAGAGACCCTGTGCATAATATTGTTTCTATTGATAAGCAAAGTGAAAAGGTTTTGCTCGATTTAATCGATACTAGGGAATTTCAAAGACTTAGACACACCAGGCAGCTAGGGCTCTCCTCATTTACATACCCAGGTGCTGAACATACGAGATTTATACACTCATTGGGAGTGGTTCATTTAACAAAGCGGTTTATAGATAAGATCTCTACTTTAAAAAATATTGATCAAAAATATATTGATGAGCTGCATGATAATCGTATGCTTGCACTAGTTACTGCGTTACTGCATGATATCGGACATGGCCCATTTTCCCATGCTCTCGAAAAGACGACAAAAATTAAGCATGAATCTTGGACGATTGAAATAATAACTGGAGATACAGAAGTTAAAAAAATTTTGGAATATCACAGGTCGGGTTTTTCTCATGAAGTAGCGGAGGTTATTCGCAGAACGCATAAATCGAAAGCAATAGTAAAGCTACTATCCAGCCAACTCGATACGGATAGAATAGATTATCTTATCAGGGATTCTAAATTTACTGGGGCAGGATACGGTGCCTTTGATTTAGAATGGCTGATTAATTGCTTAAGAATTGGTGAGGTAAATGGGGACACGGAATTTGGGTTGGATCTGAATAAAGGGCTTAGTATCGCTGAAGATTTTGTTATGGCCAGATACTACATGTATGTTAATGTTTATTTCCATCGAGCTACAAGAAGTGCAGAGCTTATCATGGATAAGATTTTTCAAAGAGCGATCGAGTTGAATAACCTAGGAAAGATCGATTTACCTGAAGATCTTGCTGAGATTATTATTAAAAGCTCAACAAGTAAAACATTAACGAACTATTTGAACCTCTCTGAAAACACGATATGGCATTATATAGTTTTATGGTCAAAACATGAGGATAACATTATGTCTGATTTATGCACCAGGTTATTAAATAGAAAACTATTTAAAGAAATTCAGATAGAAGGTAATTTGATAGACTTTACGGAAAAAGTAATCAATAGCCTTAAAGAGCATGGACTACCCAGAGAATATTATTTATTAACGGATGAAGCCACGAGTAGTTCTTATAAAGATCACTATATAACCCAAAAACCAAAGTCTGAAGGTAGCGAAAACGAAAAAGAAGCATCAGAACAAATCTTTTTATTTGATAAAAGCGGAAATGGGATAGAATTATCCAATAAGTCAAAAATTATCAATCAGATAAGAAATGAAGGTATTAAAATAGATAGGATGTTTATACCTGAACAGATCAGAAGATTATTTTAA
- a CDS encoding VanW family protein, whose translation MKTKKYVGLALLFISLTLAITLGINFMLYAKDDHLLSEGITISGIDVGSLTKEQAQEKINQTLENWLAQPLEFQAGGEVITLPLAALNPQVDLETPLNEAYKIGRKASLFARTQKAATAQDARFELGLTWDEQRLAETLAESLGLLNKEPVDATFKIGANNLMEIQPDQPGQAVQADALVNQIKELEPFQDPAPLKVELQEVAPALRAADLETKKIDGLIASHTTWFDAANLERTANVRLAAEALDGTLIEPGEIISFNGIVGERTGDKGYQDALIVVNGEFVPGLGGGICQVSSTLYNTGLLANLKIEERTNHGLAVAYVPLGQDATVVYGAIDLKMRNTTGGYLLLRSKISNGSVTIEFYGKKTSGQEIVITNQVEKVIPFETEIIHDPTLAPGTQIVKQNGQNGYIATATRTIKVNGQVVETQSLGRSSYIPSNKIIVKGPEPPAKPKPDPKPEQPAPETPQEPETPAEPDPTEPESTNSGAGASETEGEPGTEAPGDEG comes from the coding sequence TTGAAAACCAAAAAATATGTAGGATTAGCCCTGCTGTTTATCAGCCTCACCCTGGCCATCACTCTGGGCATTAACTTTATGCTCTACGCCAAAGATGACCACCTTCTCAGTGAAGGAATCACCATCTCCGGGATCGACGTGGGCAGCCTGACCAAAGAGCAGGCCCAGGAAAAAATCAATCAAACCCTTGAAAACTGGTTAGCCCAGCCTCTGGAGTTTCAGGCGGGCGGAGAGGTCATTACTCTTCCCCTGGCCGCTCTGAATCCTCAAGTGGATTTGGAGACCCCGCTCAATGAAGCCTATAAGATTGGCCGCAAGGCCTCCCTTTTCGCCAGAACCCAAAAAGCAGCCACTGCCCAGGATGCCCGTTTTGAGCTGGGACTGACTTGGGATGAACAACGGCTCGCCGAAACCCTCGCCGAAAGCCTTGGTCTATTGAATAAAGAACCTGTGGACGCCACTTTTAAAATCGGCGCCAATAATCTTATGGAAATCCAGCCCGATCAACCGGGGCAGGCTGTCCAGGCAGATGCCCTGGTGAACCAGATCAAAGAGCTGGAGCCTTTCCAAGATCCTGCACCGCTTAAAGTCGAGCTTCAGGAAGTAGCGCCAGCGCTCCGAGCGGCGGATCTGGAGACCAAGAAAATTGACGGATTGATTGCCAGCCATACCACTTGGTTTGATGCCGCCAATCTCGAGCGTACGGCCAATGTTCGTCTCGCTGCCGAGGCCTTGGACGGAACCCTGATTGAGCCTGGAGAAATCATATCCTTTAATGGAATCGTTGGCGAACGGACCGGCGATAAAGGCTACCAGGACGCTCTCATCGTGGTCAACGGTGAATTTGTTCCCGGCCTGGGCGGCGGAATCTGCCAAGTCTCCAGTACCCTCTATAATACCGGACTTTTAGCCAATCTGAAGATCGAAGAGCGGACGAATCATGGTCTGGCTGTAGCCTATGTCCCCCTTGGCCAGGACGCTACCGTGGTCTATGGGGCCATCGACCTGAAGATGCGCAACACTACCGGCGGCTATCTCCTCCTCCGCTCCAAAATCAGCAACGGCTCCGTAACCATTGAGTTCTACGGAAAAAAAACTTCAGGACAGGAAATCGTCATCACCAATCAAGTGGAGAAGGTGATTCCCTTTGAAACCGAAATCATCCATGACCCGACTCTGGCCCCCGGAACCCAGATCGTTAAACAAAACGGCCAAAATGGCTATATAGCTACTGCCACCCGTACCATCAAGGTCAACGGGCAGGTCGTGGAAACCCAGAGCCTGGGCAGAAGCTCCTATATCCCCTCCAACAAGATCATCGTCAAGGGACCGGAACCCCCTGCTAAACCCAAGCCGGACCCCAAGCCTGAGCAACCGGCACCGGAAACTCCTCAGGAACCGGAAACACCTGCCGAACCTGACCCCACTGAACCGGAAAGCACCAATTCAGGTGCCGGAGCCTCTGAGACTGAGGGTGAACCCGGAACAGAAGCCCCAGGGGATGAAGGGTAA
- a CDS encoding DUF3102 domain-containing protein, whose protein sequence is MERTGRLMNASSTERTPFVIAAEINAINRESRKMLLKNAIEVGRRLKEAKELLNHGEWLKWLKETVNYSKSTAENLMNLYKEYGPKLLSLSDDDLNSQALGNLTYTQAVLLLGLPEEEREEFVAQNDLDSMTTRQLSQTVKEQRAPTPVKEQPQSQAESQVEPQSELQTESPVRPTPPNSGDIQIQYVTRTVKPQRENSTKHKSASAPAPTLATETSFVTNYEEKCTACCQTIADAFQELLIALLQLARLDPQTKEKCSQNAGQLASYMVERLKEWPPVVTTNMKGVRTHPTYE, encoded by the coding sequence ATGGAAAGGACGGGCCGACTCATGAATGCTTCAAGCACTGAACGCACACCTTTTGTCATCGCGGCGGAAATCAACGCCATTAACCGAGAATCCAGAAAAATGTTGCTGAAGAACGCCATCGAGGTGGGCCGCCGCCTCAAAGAGGCCAAGGAGTTGCTCAATCATGGCGAATGGCTGAAATGGCTCAAGGAAACTGTCAATTATTCCAAGAGCACGGCTGAAAACCTGATGAACCTATATAAAGAATATGGACCTAAACTTCTCTCCCTATCAGACGACGACTTAAATTCCCAAGCGCTTGGGAATTTAACCTACACTCAGGCGGTCCTGCTTCTTGGCCTACCCGAGGAAGAGCGGGAAGAATTTGTCGCGCAGAATGATCTTGACTCTATGACCACCCGGCAATTGAGTCAGACCGTCAAAGAACAGAGAGCACCTACTCCGGTCAAAGAACAGCCTCAGTCTCAGGCTGAATCTCAGGTAGAACCCCAGTCTGAGCTCCAAACTGAATCCCCAGTCCGGCCCACACCCCCAAATTCGGGAGATATCCAAATCCAATATGTTACCAGAACCGTCAAGCCCCAGCGGGAAAACAGTACTAAACACAAATCTGCATCTGCACCTGCACCTACACTCGCAACCGAAACCTCCTTTGTCACGAATTATGAGGAAAAATGCACCGCCTGCTGCCAAACCATCGCTGACGCCTTCCAAGAGCTGCTGATCGCTCTGCTGCAGCTCGCCAGACTTGACCCTCAGACTAAGGAGAAATGCAGCCAGAACGCCGGCCAGCTGGCTTCATATATGGTGGAACGGCTCAAAGAATGGCCCCCTGTTGTCACTACCAACATGAAAGGGGTCCGAACCCATCCCACCTATGAATAG